A part of Bacillota bacterium genomic DNA contains:
- a CDS encoding cysteine hydrolase encodes MPDKALLVIDMVRDFIDADGKLSIGLAAAEVVRAVARKIAEARAAGWPVIYVCDRHTEDDSEFAMFPPHCIAGTPGADVVDEIHPRPGDKVIPKRRFSGFFQTDLDLTLRELGVDEIVLVGVCTNICDLYTAADARMLNYKVTVPRDCVASFDEAAHEFALKEMERTLGVKVV; translated from the coding sequence ATGCCTGATAAGGCGCTTTTGGTCATTGACATGGTGAGGGACTTCATCGATGCCGACGGGAAGCTTTCCATAGGCCTTGCCGCAGCGGAAGTCGTCAGGGCGGTCGCGCGCAAGATAGCCGAGGCGCGCGCGGCGGGGTGGCCGGTCATCTACGTTTGCGACAGGCATACCGAGGATGACTCCGAGTTCGCCATGTTCCCGCCGCACTGCATCGCCGGCACTCCCGGTGCCGACGTCGTAGACGAGATCCACCCCCGCCCCGGCGACAAAGTGATTCCGAAACGCAGGTTCAGCGGATTCTTCCAGACAGACCTCGACCTCACCCTGCGCGAACTCGGTGTGGACGAGATAGTGCTCGTGGGCGTGTGCACGAACATCTGCGACCTTTATACCGCTGCCGACGCGCGGATGTTGAACTACAAGGTCACCGTCCCTCGCGACTGCGTGGCGTCGTTCGACGAGGCCGCGCACGAGTTCGCGCTGAAAGAAATGGAGCGTACCCTCGGGGTCAAGGTGGTCTGA
- the folP gene encoding dihydropteroate synthase, with protein MDDLVREMRDIGVAPEGISIMAPKGLFRVIRLERVPLRAAILIKEEMLSKGGEAALSDRVASLSTDSTDVLLMGTVAILRRAAEGLARQPFGLREIASEILDVLEDAVDVPEAAGLKAPAEWRTLRLRGHVLELGRKTYIMGIVNVTPDSFSDGGQHATVDEAVCHAKRLVDEGADIIDIGGESTRPGADPVPLEEEIRRVIPVVERLAGELAVPISVDTYKAEVAEAAVAAGAHMINDISALRLDERLGEVIARAGVPVVLMHMKGVPRNMQENPRYDSVIGEILGFLRDAVARAQSCGIRRENIVIDPGIGFGKTAAHNLEILRRLGEFRSLGLPLLVGTSRKSFIGKVLNLPVDQRAEGTAATVALAVASGADIVRVHDVRYMARVARMADAIVRGGAWRGGVD; from the coding sequence ATGGACGACCTCGTGCGCGAGATGCGCGATATCGGTGTCGCGCCCGAGGGCATATCAATAATGGCACCCAAGGGCCTCTTCCGGGTCATACGCCTGGAGCGCGTGCCGCTCAGGGCCGCCATCCTGATCAAGGAGGAAATGCTCTCGAAAGGCGGAGAGGCCGCCCTGAGCGACCGGGTCGCGTCGCTTTCCACCGACTCGACGGACGTCCTCCTCATGGGCACAGTGGCCATCCTGCGGCGCGCCGCGGAAGGGCTCGCGCGGCAGCCGTTCGGCCTTCGCGAAATCGCCAGCGAGATCCTTGACGTGCTCGAGGACGCGGTCGACGTCCCGGAAGCCGCGGGGCTCAAGGCGCCCGCGGAGTGGCGAACGCTCCGGCTGCGGGGGCACGTGCTCGAGCTGGGCAGGAAGACCTACATCATGGGCATTGTGAACGTCACGCCCGACTCGTTCTCCGACGGCGGACAGCACGCGACGGTCGATGAGGCCGTGTGTCACGCCAAGCGTCTCGTAGATGAGGGCGCGGACATCATTGACATAGGTGGCGAGTCGACGAGGCCCGGCGCGGACCCGGTCCCGCTTGAGGAGGAGATCCGCCGCGTCATCCCCGTGGTCGAACGCCTTGCCGGAGAGCTTGCCGTCCCGATATCGGTGGACACCTACAAAGCCGAGGTCGCCGAGGCGGCCGTTGCTGCGGGAGCCCACATGATAAACGACATTTCCGCGCTGCGCCTGGACGAGCGCCTCGGCGAGGTCATCGCGCGGGCGGGGGTCCCGGTGGTGCTCATGCACATGAAAGGCGTTCCCCGCAATATGCAGGAGAATCCGCGGTACGACTCGGTCATCGGAGAGATCCTCGGTTTCCTGCGCGATGCCGTGGCGCGGGCCCAATCGTGCGGCATACGCCGCGAAAACATCGTCATCGATCCCGGCATCGGCTTTGGGAAGACGGCAGCCCACAACCTTGAGATCCTCAGGCGGCTGGGGGAGTTTCGCAGCCTTGGCCTCCCCTTACTCGTGGGGACGTCACGCAAGTCTTTCATCGGAAAGGTGCTCAACCTCCCCGTCGACCAGCGGGCGGAGGGCACCGCCGCTACGGTGGCGCTCGCTGTGGCATCCGGAGCGGACATAGTCCGCGTTCACGATGTGCGATATATGGCAAGGGTGGCTCGGATGGCGGACGCCATCGTAAGAGGAGGGGCTTGGCGTGGCGGTGTCGACTGA